The stretch of DNA AGGGTGCCGGTCCCTTCTTCACCCTGTGGTCGCCCGAAGTGCTCGCCCGCCAGGACGGCCCGCAATGGGCCAGCGCCCAGGCCGCCTGCGCCAGCCTGACCGAGGGGGCACGCAAATGAGCCTTGATCCTGTCGCCCTCACCCCCGCCGACGCCCCGCATATTCCCGTGCTGATCGCCGAGGTGATTGCCGCCCTCGCGCCGCGTCCCGGCGCCGTGGTGGTCGATGGCACCTTTGGCGCCGGCGGCTACACCCGCGCCCTGCTGGCGGCGGGCGCGACGGTGCATGCCTTCGATCGCGACCCCGATGCGATCCGCAATGGCCGCCTGTGGCCCGAGGCGCAGGGCGAGAACCCGCGCCTGATCCTGCATCCGCGCCGTTTCTCCGAAATGGCCGAAGCGCTGAGCGAGGCGGGCGTGGAACAGGTCGATGGCGTCACGCTGGACATCGGCGTCTCCTCAATGCAGCTCGATCAGGCGGAGCGTGGCTTCAGCTTCTCGATGGATGCCGCGCTCGACATGCGCATGGAGCAGGACGGCCCCAGCGCTGCCGATTTCGTCAACACGGCCGAGGAAAGCGAAATCGCCGACGTGCTGTTCCGCTATGGCGAGGAGCGCCAGTCGCGCCGCGTCGCGCGCTTTATCGTCGGCGCGCGCCCCATCGAGACGACCGGGCAACTGGCGAACGTGATCCGCCGCGCGCTGGGCCACAAGCCGCATATGCCCAAGGACCCGGCGACGCGCAGCTTTCAGGCGATCCGCATCCATGTGAACGACGAACTGGGCGAGCTGGAAGCGGCTCTTTCCGCCGCCGAGGCCCTGCTGGCGCCCGAGGGCAAGCTGGCCATCGTCAGCTTCCACAGTCTGGAAGACCGCATGGTCAAGCAGTACCTCAAGGCGGCCAGCGGCGATGTGCCCGCCACCTCGCGCTATGTGCCCATCGCTGCCGAGGCACCGCCCGCCGTCTTCACCAAGGTTTCCAAGGCCATTCGTCCCTCGCAGGAGGAGCTGGACCGCAATCCGCGTGCCCGCTCCGCCACTCTGCGCCACGCCACCCGCACCACCACTCCCGCGCGACTTCGGAGGTCCGCATGATCATGACCCGTGACCGCCTGCACACCATCGGCTGGGGTATGGCGCTGACCATCTGTTTTGCCCTGATGATGGCACTGACCGTGCGGGTAAATGCCGTGAAGAGCGAAGTGCGTCTGGCCGACCGCCAGATCAACGAGCTGAACCGCGAGAAGATGCTGCTCGACACCGAGTTCCAGACCCGCGCCAGCCAGCAGCAGCTCACCGCCTTCAACGATGTGGACTTCGGCCTCGAAGCGCCCAAGCCCGCGCAATATCTGGAAAACGAGCGCCAGCTCGCCGTGCTGGGCAAGGCCGCTTCGCCCGACGCTCCGCCGCAGATCCGCGTGGCCAGCGCCGATACGGATGGGCGCCCCGGCATCGTCTCGGCGGCGGGGCCGCTGGCCGGGCGGATCATCGGCTCGGCGGTGGCGGGGGAGGTACCCCGCGACGGGGTGCGCAAGCCTTTGCGGGCCAGCCAGCTTGAGGATCGTCTCTCGCAGGTCGGCTCCCGCAGCGCCGAGCGCGCGGAGTAAGGGGCGGTGGCCACACGGCCTCTCGACGAGCTGAAGGCCGCTGAAGGCCGGGCCAAGGCACGCCCCAATGTTCGCGCATTGGGGCATGTGCCGTTGGGCGTTCCGGTCAACAGCAACGTCTCGATGCGCCATGGCCCCGGCGCCACGGTGATCGGCATCGGCCAGCGCCACAATACGGTGATTTCGGCCAGCCGGGTCGATCTGGTCAACCAGCGCTCGCGCGCCTTGACGGTGGCGCGCTGGCGCACGCTGCTGGTGCTGATCGGCTTTGCGCTGATCGCGCTGATCGCGGAAATCCGCATCGCCCATCTGGGCCTGACCAAGACCGGGCGCAGCGATGTGCCGAGCAGCGCCTACACGTCGCGCCGGGCCGAGATCATCGACCGCAACGGCATGTCGCTGGCGCGGGCTTTCCCCGCCTATGCCCTGTGGTTCAACCCCAAGGCGCTGGGCACGGGTGAGGGCAAGAATGGCGAAAGCGCTCTGGTGCGCAGCCCGAAGGAAGTGGCGCAGGCGCTGGTCCGCATCTTCCCCGATGAGGATGTCGATGCGCTGACCAAGCGCCTCTCCAGCGGCGAGCCCGGCTATCTGCGCCGCCGCATCCTGCCGGATGAGGCGAACCGCGTCCACGCGCTGGGCGAACCCGCGCTGGAATTCCCGCGCGAGAATGAGCGTTACTATCCGCAAGGATCGATGGGCGCCCATATCCTTGGTTTCGTTGACAACAATGGCCACGGCCAGGTCGGGCTGGAGAAGGTCTATGACCAGCGCCTGACCGATCCGGCGCAGCGCGGCACGCCGATGCAGCTCTCCATCGATGCGCGCGTGCAGGGCGCTCTGGAGGCAGACCTTGCATGGGGTCTGGCGCGCGCTCAGGCCCGCAGCGCGGCGGGCATCGTGATGGATGTGGACACGGGCGAGGTGGTGGCTCTGGCCTCGCTGCCCGCCTTCAACCCCAATGCCATCGACGCCGAGGGCGCCAAGCATACCTTCAACCTGATCTCCAGCCAGCCCTTCGAGCTGGGCAGCGTGATCAAGCCGATCACCGTGGCCGTCGCCATCGACAATGGCGTGCTGCGCGATATGGCCACGCGCTATCCGGCGGGCGGCCAGCGCGAGGTGGGCGGCCACCTTGTGCATGACGACGCGAATTTCGGCGCTTCGCTGAACATTCCCGAGGCGCTGATCCATTCCTCGAACATCGTGCTGGCGCAGTTGGGCGACCAAATCGGCCCGCAGCGCATGATGGATACCTTCCATCGCCTGGGCTTTGGCGAGCGTCCGCATATCGAGCTGCCCGCGCGCGGTGCCCCCATCTGGCCGCGCCCGGATTCGCACGGGCTGTGGACGCGGGTCAGCAACACCACCGTTGCCTATGGCCATGGCATCTCGATCACCGAACTGCATCTGGCCTGCGCCTATGCCGCGCTGGTCAATGGCGGCGTGTGGCGCCCGGCCACGCTCTTCAAGCTGGATCCCAACCACATCCCCGAAGGCCGCCGCATCTGGAAGGCCAGCACCAGTGCGCGCATCCGCCAGTTGCTGCGCGCCATCGTGTCGAACGGCACGGGGCGCAGCGCCAATGCCGCGGGCTATCGCATCGGCGGCAAGACCGGCACCGCCGAGCGTTCGGACGCCCATGGCTATCACAAGGACAAGGTGGTGACGACCTTCGCCGCGGCCTTCCCGATGGACAAGCCGCGCTATGTGGTGATCTCCACGCTGGACGAGCCGCAGCGCAATGCCGCCACCTCCTATCAGCGCACGGCGGCATGGAACGCCGCGCCGATCGTGGGCCGCCTGATCCCCAAGATCGGGCCCCTGCTGGGGGTGATGCCTGACGAGACCCGCGATATCGATATTTCCGACATCGCCCCGCTGATCGCGAATGGAGAAGGCGAATGAAGCTGGCTGCCCTGGCCGCGCTGGCGGGACTTGATGGCTTGCGGGAAACCGGTGACGCGAACGTCACCGGTTTTGCCGCTTCCGGTGATGTGAACATCACCGGCTTTGCCATCGATAACCGGAAGGTTGCGCCGGGGAATGTGTTCGGGGCTTTTCCTGGCCTGCGCGTCAATGGCGAGGACTTTATCCCCGCCGCCGTCGCGGCCGGTGCCGTCGCTGTGGTGGCGCGCCCCGAGGCGAAGGTGGAAGGCGCGATCCATATCGCTGCCGATGAACCGCGCCTGGCTTTCGCCCAACTCGCCGCGGGCTTCTATCAGCCGGTGCCCGAGACGCTGGTGGCGGTGACGGGCACCAACGGCAAGACCTCCTGCGTGGAGATGACGCGGCAGCTTTGGCGCATGGCGGGGCATCCGGCGGCCAGCATCGGCACGCTGGGCGTCACCACGCCTCAGGAAACGACCTATACCGGGCTGACCACGCCGGACATCGTCACCTTCCTTGCCAATCTGGCCGGGCTGGCCCGTGAGGGCGTGACCCATGTCGCCTATGAGGCCTCCAGCCACGGCCTCTCGCAATATCGCAATGAAGGGCCGCGCGTTGTCGCTGGCGGTTTCACCAATCTCAGCCGCGACCATCTCGATTATCACGCCGATATGGAGGATTATTTCGCCGCCAAGATGCGCCTCTTCACGCAAGTGGTCGAGGATGGCGGCGCGGCGGTGATCTGGGCGGATGACGAATGGTCGGACCGGGCCATCGTCGTGGCGAAGCAGCGCGGCCTGCGCCCCGTCACCGTGGGCCAGCAGGGTGAGACGCTGCGCCTTGTCAGCCGCACGCCGGGCCTGCTGGGCCAGCAGCTTGTGATCGAGCATGACGGCGCCACCAAAACCGTCAACCTGCCGCTGATCGGCGCCTATCAGGCCGCCAATGCGCTGGTCTCCGCCGGCTTGGCGCTGGCCAGCGGCATTGGCGCGGCGCAGGTCTTCGATGGCCTCTCGCGCCTGCAGCCGGTGCGCGGGCGGCTGGAGCGCGCCGGGCTCAACCGCGCCGGGGCGCCCGTCTATGTCGATTATGCCCATACGCCCGATGCGCTGGAAGCCGCGATTGCCGCGCTGCGTCCGCATGTGCATGGCCAGTTGATCGTGATCTTCGGCGCTGGCGGCGACCGCGATGAGGGCAAGCGCCCCGCCATGGGCCGCATCGCCGCCGATCACGCCGACATTGCCATCGTCACCGACGACAACCCGCGCGGCGAAGATCCTGCCGCGATCCGCGCCGCCGTGCTGGCGGGCATGGATGCGCCGCTCGCTGAGGTGTATGAGATCGGTGACCGGCGTGAGGCCATTGCGCGGGGGATATCTCTGGCCGAGGCAGGGGATATCGTCTTGATTGCGGGCAAGGGACATGAGCAAGGCCAGATCGTGGGGCGCGGCGATGCAATGCGTGTGCTGCCTTTCGACGATGTGAGTGTGGCGCGCGAATATGCTGGACAGGCCGGGACCGGACAGGCCGGGGTTGGACAGGCAGCGGGGGCGCAGGAGTAAGATGATGACGAAAAAGGCCCGCATCATGGACTGGCCCGAAGACCCGGTGGACGCTCTGCCGACCGCCCTGTGGGATGCCGCCAGCGTCGCGAAGGCCATCGGCGGCACCACGCAGGAAGACTGCTTCATCGCCAATGTGGCGACCGACTCGCGTGAGATCGGCGAGGGCGGTCTGTTCTTCGCCATGCGCGGCGAGGCGATGGATGGCCACCGTTTCATCCCCACCGCCATGACGCGCGGCGCCAGCCTGGTCGTGGCTGAGCATCCCGTCGATGCTCCCCATGTGCTGGTGAAGGACAGCTTTGCCGCGCTTCAGGCTTTGGGCGCCGCCGCGCGTGCCCGCGTCCTGCCCGAGGCGCGCATCATCGGCGTCACCGGCTCGGTCGGCAAGACCAGCGTGAAGGAGGCGATCTACGCCGCTCTGGATCGCACCAGCCGGGGCGGGGCGCATCGCTCGGTGAAAAGCTACAACAACCATGTCGGCGTGCCGCTCAGCCTGTCGCGGATGCCCGCGCGCACGCTCTATGGTATCTTCGAGATGGGGATGAACCATGCCGGGGAAATCTCGGATCTGACGGCGCAGGTGAAGCCGCATGTCGCGGTCATCACCAACATCGCCCCCGCCCATATCGAGAATCTGGGCTCGGAAGAGGCGATTGCCGACGCCAAGGCGGAAATTTTCGAGGGTCTGGTCGAGGGCGGCACCGCCGTCATCCCCGCCGACAGCCCCTATTTCGAACGTTTGAAGGCAGCGGCTCTGGCCAAGGGCGCGAAGGTGCTTTCGTTTGGTCGCGCGGCGCACGCCGATGTGCGGCTGCTCGATGCGTTGGCCTCGCCGGGGCTGGGCGGGCGCAGCGGTGGCTCGCTGGTCACCGCCGATCTGGGCGACATTCGCCTGTGCTACACCGTGGCCTCGCCCGGTGAGCATTGGGTCATCAACTCGCTGGCGGTGATGGCGGTGGTCCGCGCCGTGGGCGCCGATTTCGGTGCGGCAGGTCTGGCCATGGCCGAGCTGGAAGGGCTGGCCGGGCGCGGCGCGCGTGTGGAGATCACCACCAAGGACGGCGGCACTGCGCTGCTGATGGATGAAAGCTACAACGCCAATCCGGCCTCGATGCGCTCGACGCTGGCGGTGCTGGGCGCGGAGAAGGCCAAGCGCCGCATCGCCGTGCTGGGCGCCATGAAGGAGCTGGGCGATTTCGGCCCGGCGCTCCATGCCCAGCTTCTGGCGCCGATTGCCGAGGCCAAGGTGGATTTCGCTTTGCTGGTCGGCCCGGAAATGGCGGCGCTGGCCGAGGAACTGGGGACATCCGGCCAGGGCGCGCTTGGCAAGCCCATCCCCTTCACCCATTGCCAGACCGCCGATGAGGCGATTGCCCGTCTGGCCGCCTTCGGGCTGGCCGATGGCGACGCCCTGCTGGTCAAGGGATCCAATTCTGTCGGTCTGGGCAAGCTGGTTTCCAGCTTGCTCGCGCCTTCTGCTTAACGGACGATACTGAACGCCCATGCTCTACTTCATCGCCCAGTGGTTCCATTTTGCGGGCCTTGCCAATCTGGTGCGTTACCAGACGTTCCGCGCCGGTGCCGCACTGATGACCGCGCTGATCATCGGCCTGATCATCGGCCCGCGCTTCATCACCATGCTGCGCGCCAAGCAGGGCAAGGGCCAGCCCATCCGTGAAGACGGCCCGCAGAGCCATCTGGCCAAGCGTGGCACGCCGACCATGGGCGGGTTGATGATCCTGATCTCGCTGGTGGCCTCGATGCTGCTGTGGATGGACCTGACCGATCCCTTCGTCTGGGCCTGCCTTGCCGTGACCATCGGTTTCGGCGTGATCGGCTTCCTCGACGATTACGACAAGGTGACCAAGCGCAGCACCAAGGGCGTCTCCAGTAAGGTGCGCCTGATCGCGGAATTCGCCGTGGCGGGCGTGGCGACATGGATCATCGTGCAGCACACCGGCACCAACCTCTATGTGCCCTTCCTGCCCAACACCTATATTCCGCTCAGCTATGCCTATTACCCCTTCGCGGCCTTTGTGATCGTGGGGGCGGGCAATGCGGTGAATCTGACCGACGGTCTGGATGGTCTGGCCACCATGCCGGTCATCATCGCGGCGGGCGCCTTCGCGATCATCGCCTATCTGACGGGCCGCGTGGACTACACCCATTATCTGGGCATTCCCCATGTGCCGCGCGCCGGTGAGCTGGCGATCCTCTGCGCCGGGATCATGGGCGCTGGCCTTGGGTTCCTGTGGTTCAACGCGCCGCCCGCCGCCGTCTTTATGGGCGACACCGGTTCGCTGGCGCTGGGCGGAGCCTTGGGTGCCATCGCGGTGGCCGCGCATCACGAGATCGTGCTGGCGATCATCGGCGGGCTCTTCGTGATGGAGGCGGCCAGCGTCATCATTCAGGTGTTCTTCTACAAGCGCACCGGGCGCCGCATCTTCCGCATGGCGCCGATCCACCACCACTTCGAGCAGAAGGGCTGGGCCGAATCCACCGTGGTGATCCGCTTCTGGATCGTGTCGATCGTGCTGGCGCTGATCGGCCTCTCCACGCTGAAGCTGCGGTGAGCCGATGATCTCCTCCCCCGCCTTTGCCGGAAAACGTTACGCGGTGCTGGGTCTGGCCCGCTCCGGCCAGACGGCAGTGGCCGCGCTGGTGGCGGGTGGGGCGCAGGTCACCGCCTGGGACGCCAAGGAAGAGCCGCGCCATGCCGTGGCTGAGTTGCATGGCGACAAGGTGGTGCTGGCCGATCCGCTGGCGATCGATCTCATCGGTTTTGCGGGCATGGTCGTCTCGCCCGGCGTGCCGATCAACCGCCATCCGATTGCCGATGCCGCGCGCGCCGCCGGTGTGCCGCTGATCTGCGATATCGAGCTTTTCGCCCAGAGCCGCGATTCCCTGCCGCCGCACAAGGTCGTGGGCATCACCGGCACCAATGGCAAATCCACCACCACCGCGCTGACCAAGCATCTGCTCGATGTAGCGGGCATTCCCGCCATCATGGGCGGCAACATCGGCCTGCCCATTCTGGGTCAGGAACCGCTGCCGGCCGGGGGCGTCTATGTGCTGGAGCTGTCGTCCTATCAGATCGATCTGACGCAAAGGCTCGATTGCGAGGTGGCGGTGCTGCTCAACCTCACGCCCGATCATCTGGACCGCTATGACGGTTTTGAGGGCTATGTCGCCAGCAAGGCGCGGCTCTTCGGCATGCAGGCGCTGGGCCGCCTGGCGCTGGTCGAGATGAAGGCCGAAATGGCGCTGGATGTGCTGCGTGACGCGCCCGATGGCCAGCGCTTCACCTTTATCGAAAGCGTCGACCTCCCCGGCGATCAGGCCGAATGGCCCAGCCTTGCCGGGCCCCACAACCGCGCCAATGCGCAGGCTGCCGTTGCCGCCGTGCGCGAGCTGGGGTTGGATGAGGCCACCATCGAGCAGGGCCTGAAAAGCTTCAACGGCCTGCCGCATCGCATGGAGCGGGTGGCGGAATCGAACGGCGTCATCTTCATCAACGATTCCAAGGCGACCAATCCGGCCTCCACGGCGCCCGCTCTGGCCGCCTTTCCGCCGGTCGAGGGGCACAAGCGCCTGCACTGGATCGTCGGGGGCCTGCCCAAGGGTGTGGATCTCGACGATTGCGCCGGGGGCTTCCCCAATGTGGCCGCCGCCTACACCATTGGCGATGCCGGGCCGCTGTTCGCCGAAATCCTTGCGCCCCATATGCCGGTCGTCCGCGCCGAAATGATGAGCGAGGCCATCCGCCGCGCCATCGAGGCCGCGAACCCCGGCGATGTGGTGCTGCTGTCTCCGGCCTGCGCCAGCTTCGACCAGTTCCGCGATTTCGAGGCGCGGGGCGAAACCTTCCGTCAGATTGTCGAGGTTTTGACGGGGCAGGGTGATCACACCCACGGCGAGGAAGGCTGACCCCATGCCCGCCACGCCGCCCGGACCGTCCACCCCACCGCCGCCGGGCAGCTCTCCTGCCGGGCCAACGTTGACGCCCGCCCCTTACGTACCGGGCGCCGGTGCCGGCGAGGACAACGGAAGCTGGGCCAAGCGCGCCGGTCGCGGAGAATGGGCCACATGGTGGCGCGAGATCGACCGCGTGCTGCTGGTGCTGATCTTTGCCCTGATGGGCATTGGCGCACTGGCCGTGGCGGCGGGATCGCCGGCTGCCGTCCATGCCCCGGCCATGGCGCGCAAGGGCTTTGGCGACCTGCATTTCTTCTATCTGCACATCGGCTTTCAGAGCGTCGGCCTGATCGCCATGCTGGTCTGCTCGCGTCTGAATCGCGAACAGGCGCGGCGGGTGGGGATCATGCTTGGCGCGGCCATGCTGGTGGCGCTGATGCTGGTGCCGGTGATCGGCGCCAACATCAACGGCGCCAAGCGCTGGCTCAAGCTGGGCATCACCATCCAGCCCTCCGAGTTCCTGAAACCGGCCTTCGCGATCTGCCTCGCCTGGGTGCTCTCGTGGAAGCTGCGCGACGGCAAGCTGCCGGTGATGATGATCTGCGTCGGGCTGACGGGCCTGGTGGCGATGCTGCTGATGCTTCAGCCCGATTTCGGATCGACGGTGCTGTTTCTGCTGGTGGGCTTCACCATGCTGTTGGTGGCGGGCCTGCCGCTCAGCCCGGCGCGTATCGGTCTGTTCGCCGGGCTTGGCGCGGGCGTGGTGGCGCTGGCCTATATGTTCTACGGCAATGCCCGCAACCGTATCGACGACTTCCTGCTCAACCTTTCGGGCGGCGGGGACCAGTACGATCAGGTCCATCTGGCCTTCCGCACGCTGGTGGCGGGCGGCTGGACCGGCACCGGCCTGTGGCTGGGCACCCAGAAGAAGTCGCTGCCCGAACCGCATACCGACTATATCTTCTCGGTGATCGGCGAGGAGTTTGGCCTGCTGATGTGCGCCGTGGTGGTGGTGCTCTATTTCGCCATTGTGGCGCGCGTGCTGATCCGTCTGGCGCAGGAGGAAGACCTCTTCACCGTGCTGGCGGGCACGGGCCTTGTGGTGCAGATCGGTGGGCAGGCCTTCATCAACATTCTGGTCAATCTGCAGCTTTTCCCGTCGAAAGGCATGACGCTGCCGCTGATTTCCTATGGCGGTTCCTCCACCATCGCCCTGTGCATCGGGGTGGGCTTTTTGCTCGCGATCACAAGGCGCAACCCCTATCTGACGCATGATCCGTTCCAGAGTGAGGGCGCTTTAGGGGGCAGGGGGCTGCCGCTGCATCTTGTCTCGCCCTTTTCCACCGCCTATCCGTCCAAGCCCGACAACCTTAAGAAGTGAGCCTCGCCGACATGACCCAGGTCTCCCGCCATTATGTGCTGGCCGCGGGCGGCACCGGCGGCCATCTGATCCCCGCCTTCGCTCTGGCGGTGGAGCTGGAGCGGCGCGGG from Novosphingobium sp. encodes:
- a CDS encoding putative peptidoglycan glycosyltransferase FtsW produces the protein MPATPPGPSTPPPPGSSPAGPTLTPAPYVPGAGAGEDNGSWAKRAGRGEWATWWREIDRVLLVLIFALMGIGALAVAAGSPAAVHAPAMARKGFGDLHFFYLHIGFQSVGLIAMLVCSRLNREQARRVGIMLGAAMLVALMLVPVIGANINGAKRWLKLGITIQPSEFLKPAFAICLAWVLSWKLRDGKLPVMMICVGLTGLVAMLLMLQPDFGSTVLFLLVGFTMLLVAGLPLSPARIGLFAGLGAGVVALAYMFYGNARNRIDDFLLNLSGGGDQYDQVHLAFRTLVAGGWTGTGLWLGTQKKSLPEPHTDYIFSVIGEEFGLLMCAVVVVLYFAIVARVLIRLAQEEDLFTVLAGTGLVVQIGGQAFINILVNLQLFPSKGMTLPLISYGGSSTIALCIGVGFLLAITRRNPYLTHDPFQSEGALGGRGLPLHLVSPFSTAYPSKPDNLKK
- the mraY gene encoding phospho-N-acetylmuramoyl-pentapeptide-transferase, yielding MLYFIAQWFHFAGLANLVRYQTFRAGAALMTALIIGLIIGPRFITMLRAKQGKGQPIREDGPQSHLAKRGTPTMGGLMILISLVASMLLWMDLTDPFVWACLAVTIGFGVIGFLDDYDKVTKRSTKGVSSKVRLIAEFAVAGVATWIIVQHTGTNLYVPFLPNTYIPLSYAYYPFAAFVIVGAGNAVNLTDGLDGLATMPVIIAAGAFAIIAYLTGRVDYTHYLGIPHVPRAGELAILCAGIMGAGLGFLWFNAPPAAVFMGDTGSLALGGALGAIAVAAHHEIVLAIIGGLFVMEAASVIIQVFFYKRTGRRIFRMAPIHHHFEQKGWAESTVVIRFWIVSIVLALIGLSTLKLR
- the murF gene encoding UDP-N-acetylmuramoyl-tripeptide--D-alanyl-D-alanine ligase; the protein is MTKKARIMDWPEDPVDALPTALWDAASVAKAIGGTTQEDCFIANVATDSREIGEGGLFFAMRGEAMDGHRFIPTAMTRGASLVVAEHPVDAPHVLVKDSFAALQALGAAARARVLPEARIIGVTGSVGKTSVKEAIYAALDRTSRGGAHRSVKSYNNHVGVPLSLSRMPARTLYGIFEMGMNHAGEISDLTAQVKPHVAVITNIAPAHIENLGSEEAIADAKAEIFEGLVEGGTAVIPADSPYFERLKAAALAKGAKVLSFGRAAHADVRLLDALASPGLGGRSGGSLVTADLGDIRLCYTVASPGEHWVINSLAVMAVVRAVGADFGAAGLAMAELEGLAGRGARVEITTKDGGTALLMDESYNANPASMRSTLAVLGAEKAKRRIAVLGAMKELGDFGPALHAQLLAPIAEAKVDFALLVGPEMAALAEELGTSGQGALGKPIPFTHCQTADEAIARLAAFGLADGDALLVKGSNSVGLGKLVSSLLAPSA
- a CDS encoding penicillin-binding protein 2, with protein sequence MATRPLDELKAAEGRAKARPNVRALGHVPLGVPVNSNVSMRHGPGATVIGIGQRHNTVISASRVDLVNQRSRALTVARWRTLLVLIGFALIALIAEIRIAHLGLTKTGRSDVPSSAYTSRRAEIIDRNGMSLARAFPAYALWFNPKALGTGEGKNGESALVRSPKEVAQALVRIFPDEDVDALTKRLSSGEPGYLRRRILPDEANRVHALGEPALEFPRENERYYPQGSMGAHILGFVDNNGHGQVGLEKVYDQRLTDPAQRGTPMQLSIDARVQGALEADLAWGLARAQARSAAGIVMDVDTGEVVALASLPAFNPNAIDAEGAKHTFNLISSQPFELGSVIKPITVAVAIDNGVLRDMATRYPAGGQREVGGHLVHDDANFGASLNIPEALIHSSNIVLAQLGDQIGPQRMMDTFHRLGFGERPHIELPARGAPIWPRPDSHGLWTRVSNTTVAYGHGISITELHLACAYAALVNGGVWRPATLFKLDPNHIPEGRRIWKASTSARIRQLLRAIVSNGTGRSANAAGYRIGGKTGTAERSDAHGYHKDKVVTTFAAAFPMDKPRYVVISTLDEPQRNAATSYQRTAAWNAAPIVGRLIPKIGPLLGVMPDETRDIDISDIAPLIANGEGE
- the murD gene encoding UDP-N-acetylmuramoyl-L-alanine--D-glutamate ligase; translation: MISSPAFAGKRYAVLGLARSGQTAVAALVAGGAQVTAWDAKEEPRHAVAELHGDKVVLADPLAIDLIGFAGMVVSPGVPINRHPIADAARAAGVPLICDIELFAQSRDSLPPHKVVGITGTNGKSTTTALTKHLLDVAGIPAIMGGNIGLPILGQEPLPAGGVYVLELSSYQIDLTQRLDCEVAVLLNLTPDHLDRYDGFEGYVASKARLFGMQALGRLALVEMKAEMALDVLRDAPDGQRFTFIESVDLPGDQAEWPSLAGPHNRANAQAAVAAVRELGLDEATIEQGLKSFNGLPHRMERVAESNGVIFINDSKATNPASTAPALAAFPPVEGHKRLHWIVGGLPKGVDLDDCAGGFPNVAAAYTIGDAGPLFAEILAPHMPVVRAEMMSEAIRRAIEAANPGDVVLLSPACASFDQFRDFEARGETFRQIVEVLTGQGDHTHGEEG
- the rsmH gene encoding 16S rRNA (cytosine(1402)-N(4))-methyltransferase RsmH — its product is MSLDPVALTPADAPHIPVLIAEVIAALAPRPGAVVVDGTFGAGGYTRALLAAGATVHAFDRDPDAIRNGRLWPEAQGENPRLILHPRRFSEMAEALSEAGVEQVDGVTLDIGVSSMQLDQAERGFSFSMDAALDMRMEQDGPSAADFVNTAEESEIADVLFRYGEERQSRRVARFIVGARPIETTGQLANVIRRALGHKPHMPKDPATRSFQAIRIHVNDELGELEAALSAAEALLAPEGKLAIVSFHSLEDRMVKQYLKAASGDVPATSRYVPIAAEAPPAVFTKVSKAIRPSQEELDRNPRARSATLRHATRTTTPARLRRSA
- a CDS encoding UDP-N-acetylmuramoyl-L-alanyl-D-glutamate--2,6-diaminopimelate ligase, which produces MKLAALAALAGLDGLRETGDANVTGFAASGDVNITGFAIDNRKVAPGNVFGAFPGLRVNGEDFIPAAVAAGAVAVVARPEAKVEGAIHIAADEPRLAFAQLAAGFYQPVPETLVAVTGTNGKTSCVEMTRQLWRMAGHPAASIGTLGVTTPQETTYTGLTTPDIVTFLANLAGLAREGVTHVAYEASSHGLSQYRNEGPRVVAGGFTNLSRDHLDYHADMEDYFAAKMRLFTQVVEDGGAAVIWADDEWSDRAIVVAKQRGLRPVTVGQQGETLRLVSRTPGLLGQQLVIEHDGATKTVNLPLIGAYQAANALVSAGLALASGIGAAQVFDGLSRLQPVRGRLERAGLNRAGAPVYVDYAHTPDALEAAIAALRPHVHGQLIVIFGAGGDRDEGKRPAMGRIAADHADIAIVTDDNPRGEDPAAIRAAVLAGMDAPLAEVYEIGDRREAIARGISLAEAGDIVLIAGKGHEQGQIVGRGDAMRVLPFDDVSVAREYAGQAGTGQAGVGQAAGAQE